Proteins encoded in a region of the Acomys russatus chromosome 14, mAcoRus1.1, whole genome shotgun sequence genome:
- the Fut4 gene encoding alpha-(1,3)-fucosyltransferase 4 has translation MPRPPPPWYGPRERQHESRCRPSRPVDAWRAAAAARGRCMGTPGAQRRAQRGAWGLPRRASALAAAGLLCTALTACICWGQLPLLPWASPAPARPVGVLLWWEPFGGRGGYPKPPPDCSLRFNISGCRLLTDRAAYGEAQAVLFHHRDLVKGPPDWPPPWDAQVRTDEALELRVFDDQEGAVILAGEALETAGSRPPGQRWVWMNFESPSHTPGLRGLAKDLFNWTLSYRIDSDIFVPYGFLHPRRHPADQPPGLGPPLARKRGLVAWVVSHWNERQARVRYYRQLSQHVSVDVFGRAGPGKPLPASGLLHTVARYKFYLAFENSQHVDYITEKLWRNAFLAGAVPVVLGPDRANYERFVPRGAFIHVDDFPSAASLAAYLLFLDRNVAVYRRYFHWRRSYAVHITSFWDEPWCRTCQAVQISGDQHKSIRNLAGWFER, from the coding sequence ATGCCCCGCCCGCCCCCTCCCTGGTACGGGCCGAGAGAACGGCAGCATGAGAGCCGGTGCCGTCCCTCACGGCCGGTGGACGCGTGGCGAGCCGCGGCCGCCGCTCGTGGGCGCTGCATGGGGACCCCGGGGGCCCAGCGACGCGCACAGCGCGGAGCCTGGGGACTACCCCGGCGCGCCTCTGCGCTGGCCGCAGCGGGGTTGCTATGCACGGCGTTGACCGCTTGCATCTGCTGGGGACAGCTGCCGCTGCTGCCCTGGGCGTCCCCAGCTCCGGCACGCCCGGTGGGCGTGCTGCTCTGGTGGGAACCCTTTGGGGGGCGCGGCGGCTACCCCAAGCCTCCCCCTGATTGCAGCCTGCGATTCAACATCAGTGGCTGCCGCTTGCTCACCGACCGCGCGGCCTACGGGGAGGCTCAGGCAGTGCTGTTCCACCACCGCGACCTTGTGAAGGGACCCCCTGACTGGCCCCCGCCCTGGGACGCCCAAGTACGGACCGATGAGGCGCTGGAGTTACGCGTGTTCGATGACCAGGAGGGAGCAGTGATACTAGCTGGCGAAGCTCTGGAGACTGCAGGCTCTAGACCCCCGGGTCAGCGCTGGGTGTGGATGAACTTCGAATCGCCCTCCCACACCCCTGGGCTGCGCGGCTTGGCGAAGGACCTCTTCAATTGGACACTGTCCTACCGGATCGACTCGGATATCTTCGTGCCCTATGGCTTCCTCCATCCCAGGAGACATCCAGCTGACCAGCCGCCGGGCCTGGGTCCCCCGCTGGCCCGCAAGCGGGGACTGGTGGCCTGGGTCGTGAGCCACTGGAACGAGCGCCAGGCACGGGTCCGTTACTACCGCCAGCTGAGTCAGCACGTCTCTGTGGACGTGTTTGGCCGGGCAGGACCCGGGAAGCCATTGCCAGCCAGCGGGCTGCTGCACACTGTGGCCCGCTACAAGTTTTACCTGGCCTTTGAGAACTCACAGCACGTGGATTATATCACGGAGAAACTGTGGCGGAATGCCTTCCTGGCCGGGGCTGTGCCAGTGGTGCTAGGTCCGGACCGTGCCAACTATGAGCGCTTCGTGCCTCGTGGTGCCTTCATTCACGTGGACGACTTCCCTAGCGCTGCCTCCCTTGCTGCCTACCTCCTCTTTCTCGACCGAAATGTGGCTGTCTATCGCCGCTACTTCCATTGGCGCCGGAGCTATGCGGTGCACATCACCTCTTTCTGGGATGAGCCATGGTGCCGGACATGCCAAGCTGTGCAGATCTCTGGGGACCAGCACAAGAGCATCCGAAACTTGGCAGGCTGGTTCGAGCGATGA